GTAGGAGGCGTTATGCCAATCCGTTGTGAAATCGTCTCCCAGGATCGCATGGTATGGGCTGGCGAAGCCGATATGGTGGTGGTGCCTGGGGCGAGCGGCGAAATGGGCATCCTGCCCGACCACGCGCCGCTGCTTTCAACCCTCAAACCCGGCTTCATCAAGGTTGTGCACGACGGCGATGAAGAGGTGTTTACCGTCACCGGTGGCGTGGTTGAAGTGCGCCCCGACAAAGTGACCATCCTCGCCAACGCGTCGGAGCACGTCACTGAAATCGATGTCAAGCGCGCCGAAGAAGCCCGCAAGCGCGCCGAAGAACTGCTCAAAACCACACCTCCTACGGCGGCGGAGCACCT
The window above is part of the Chloroflexota bacterium genome. Proteins encoded here:
- the atpC gene encoding ATP synthase F1 subunit epsilon, which gives rise to MPIRCEIVSQDRMVWAGEADMVVVPGASGEMGILPDHAPLLSTLKPGFIKVVHDGDEEVFTVTGGVVEVRPDKVTILANASEHVTEIDVKRAEEARKRAEELLKTTPPTAAEHLKAQAALQRARIRLEAARRFRPKQGPQIQSGPAEDKD